One region of Sulfuriroseicoccus oceanibius genomic DNA includes:
- a CDS encoding beta-N-acetylhexosaminidase yields MMQHLLTTLLTPLLLICFAFAGQAADISILPRPAKVEKAEGTFTLDRSTQLVSPHEAPNLASFLRQRIGGSTGFELPSAKQAGGNMIVLEIDEGLTGPADSYEMTVTSEQIRIAGNTEAGVFYGIQSLLQLLPAEIFSDEEVQADWQVPAVRISDSPRFAVRGMMLDSGRQFHTVEFIKQFIDELASMKMNTFHWHLTELDGWRIEIKKYPKLSEIGANLKGRGFKQQQGFYTQDEIREIVRYAAERYVTIIPEIDIPGHAYAALASYPELLACNGAVPGEDEVSYPNRFREIMCAGKPSTYKFCTDVLTEVMALFPSRRIHIGGDEAFKGRWEKCADCNHALKQGGHGSFHHLQVDLSNRIADFLGQSNRQAVIWSDVYEPEGTQLHSNIAVSWWRALQAGDKVFQKAVNNGVEVICSPNTYTYLNFPVTPWRGYKSDRTFDLKTAYEENTIDPAVAKVPADKHALVQGVIGAVWTDDGLLQEMVFQRLYPRVYAIAEIAWHGGEKEPFESFHSKVKAQYPRLELRGIQYGPAMKE; encoded by the coding sequence ATGATGCAGCATTTACTCACCACACTACTCACGCCCCTGTTGCTAATCTGCTTTGCGTTTGCTGGGCAGGCTGCGGATATCAGCATTCTGCCGCGTCCGGCAAAGGTGGAAAAAGCGGAGGGTACGTTCACTTTGGACCGCTCGACTCAGCTGGTTTCTCCGCACGAGGCGCCGAACCTGGCGAGTTTTCTGCGTCAGCGGATCGGCGGGTCAACGGGCTTCGAGCTTCCGTCCGCTAAGCAGGCTGGCGGCAACATGATCGTGCTTGAGATTGATGAGGGTCTGACCGGGCCGGCGGATAGCTATGAGATGACGGTGACCTCTGAGCAGATTCGCATCGCTGGCAACACGGAAGCTGGTGTGTTTTATGGGATTCAGTCGCTGCTGCAGTTATTGCCGGCGGAAATCTTCAGTGACGAGGAAGTTCAGGCTGATTGGCAGGTGCCTGCGGTGCGGATCTCTGACAGCCCGCGATTTGCGGTGCGGGGGATGATGCTCGACTCCGGGCGGCAGTTCCACACTGTGGAATTCATTAAACAATTCATTGATGAGTTGGCCTCAATGAAGATGAACACATTCCACTGGCATTTGACGGAGCTGGATGGGTGGCGGATCGAAATCAAGAAGTACCCGAAGCTGAGTGAGATCGGAGCGAACCTCAAAGGCCGTGGATTCAAGCAGCAGCAAGGGTTTTATACGCAGGACGAGATCCGTGAGATCGTGCGTTATGCGGCAGAGCGGTACGTGACGATCATTCCTGAGATCGACATTCCCGGGCATGCCTACGCGGCATTGGCATCCTACCCTGAGTTGTTGGCCTGCAACGGCGCGGTGCCTGGAGAGGATGAGGTCAGCTATCCGAACCGGTTCCGGGAAATCATGTGCGCGGGCAAACCGTCCACGTACAAGTTTTGCACGGATGTTCTCACGGAAGTGATGGCGCTCTTTCCTTCACGGCGCATTCACATTGGTGGCGATGAAGCGTTCAAGGGACGGTGGGAAAAATGCGCGGATTGTAATCATGCCCTGAAGCAAGGTGGGCATGGATCATTCCACCATCTGCAGGTGGATCTCTCCAACCGCATCGCCGACTTTTTGGGGCAGTCGAACCGGCAGGCGGTGATTTGGTCCGATGTGTATGAGCCGGAGGGAACCCAATTGCACTCTAACATCGCGGTCTCATGGTGGCGCGCTTTGCAGGCTGGTGACAAAGTTTTCCAGAAAGCGGTTAACAATGGGGTGGAAGTCATCTGCTCGCCGAATACTTACACTTATTTGAACTTTCCGGTGACGCCGTGGCGCGGGTACAAGAGCGATCGGACGTTCGACCTCAAAACGGCGTACGAGGAGAACACGATCGACCCGGCGGTGGCCAAGGTGCCCGCCGATAAGCACGCGTTGGTGCAAGGCGTGATCGGCGCCGTGTGGACCGACGATGGATTGCTGCAGGAGATGGTTTTTCAACGGTTGTATCCCCGCGTGTATGCGATCGCTGAGATTGCTTGGCATGGGGGCGAAAAGGAGCCTTTCGAGAGTTTCCATAGTAAAGTGAAAGCCCAGTACCCCCGCTTGGAACTGCGCGGTATCCAGTACGGTCCGGCGATGAAGGAGTAG
- a CDS encoding DEAD/DEAH box helicase family protein, with product MTQLNHQRGIVYQLRSYQAQALERFRAKRERGENRFHLVAPPGSGKTIVGIQALLETGERGVVFSPNSAIQAQWVDRYYAGTAVLHSQAQVDARFSTDADSGAEFLSLTYQSIASKQRQSDDLHENAEALIETVVSNGHKVLILDECHHLTGFWGEVIAGVLARMPDAVCLFLTATPPLDADAQGMNRYLQLAGPVDMEIPLPAVVLEGNLAPYQDLVYFTKPEDGELAGLLESEQQLNGLVERLEVQADGRRALSGWVRDCLEDCQLRGRTVPFPEWLRDDPDRAIAYVRYLGLRKLSPPLSVFWIDEMSAPCETEDLAIVLGDYHVGHLNTLQCESATALGDELRECLNRLGYRFSGGGYHAAHTGAARNLTLSKSKLDGLREILVTEQDLQLDKIRALVLVDYEFGPAGSGGITAVDVMHRLTSDPLTDELDPIMLTGRSVLVDDDLTPTFLKFAERYREQKKLRFALESRAEAGYCRIDGSGPDWTTRTYVSLISEMLEAGVTRTLVSTRSLLGEGWDSQSLNTLIDLTVVAAYVSVNQIRGRSIRKDPEVLTKCANNWDIVTIAPGARAGLYDFHRLERKHEHFYGLADDGVIEKGLGHVHPLLSKGNASAIASAYESINEEMLLRAGRRNEAHDQWREVEGGVGSELTSLEIKPTAPVNLRIPVKDRRQLDWLRAEFVTSGRRSRFASVALIGMAIAAAAVFNVGASDAVIGLAGLTAGTGWSHWALLRRKRDRLVQRNEADSVEQGIRCFGDAVLSAMRTCSLIPEDSPDPKIRITTRGNGYLRISLEGCDARISDCFTEAVWELLGPFQNHKYIIERHGFEPDWRQLTMRQLVGREEIQSRIAACHPVPSIFSKRKKDALAFQSSWHTHVGPGELHYTRHGSGKEFAADWFRKAPVPVHRETKVIWG from the coding sequence GTGACCCAGCTCAATCATCAACGAGGAATTGTCTACCAACTACGCAGCTATCAAGCGCAGGCGTTGGAGAGGTTTCGCGCGAAGCGGGAGCGGGGCGAGAACCGCTTTCATTTGGTAGCCCCGCCGGGCTCGGGCAAGACGATTGTTGGGATTCAGGCGCTTCTGGAGACTGGCGAACGCGGGGTGGTTTTTTCTCCCAACTCTGCAATTCAAGCGCAGTGGGTGGACCGGTATTATGCGGGCACTGCGGTGCTTCACTCGCAGGCGCAAGTCGATGCCCGGTTTAGCACGGACGCAGATTCGGGCGCGGAGTTCCTGTCACTGACGTATCAGTCCATCGCCTCGAAGCAGCGGCAGAGCGATGATTTGCATGAGAATGCGGAGGCGTTGATTGAGACCGTTGTGTCGAACGGTCATAAAGTGCTGATTCTCGACGAGTGTCACCATTTGACGGGCTTCTGGGGTGAAGTGATTGCGGGTGTTTTGGCGAGGATGCCAGATGCGGTTTGTTTGTTTCTTACAGCAACGCCGCCTCTCGATGCGGATGCGCAGGGGATGAACCGATACCTCCAGCTTGCCGGGCCGGTGGACATGGAAATTCCACTGCCAGCGGTGGTTTTGGAGGGCAATTTGGCGCCGTATCAGGATCTCGTTTATTTCACCAAGCCGGAAGACGGTGAGCTCGCCGGGTTGCTTGAGTCCGAGCAGCAATTGAATGGGCTGGTAGAGCGGCTCGAAGTGCAGGCTGACGGTAGGCGTGCGTTGTCTGGCTGGGTGCGCGACTGCTTGGAGGATTGTCAGCTGCGTGGGAGGACGGTGCCATTTCCTGAGTGGCTTCGCGATGACCCTGACCGGGCGATTGCTTATGTACGTTACCTTGGGTTGCGGAAACTGTCGCCGCCGCTGAGCGTGTTCTGGATCGATGAGATGTCGGCTCCATGTGAGACCGAGGATCTTGCGATTGTGCTTGGCGATTATCACGTGGGGCACCTCAATACGCTCCAGTGTGAAAGTGCGACGGCCCTGGGGGACGAGTTGCGTGAATGCCTCAACCGGCTCGGATATCGATTCTCCGGGGGAGGTTACCACGCAGCCCATACCGGAGCAGCCCGCAACCTCACGTTGTCGAAGAGTAAACTCGATGGACTGCGTGAGATTCTGGTCACCGAGCAGGACCTGCAGTTGGACAAGATTCGCGCGTTGGTTCTTGTCGACTACGAGTTTGGTCCGGCTGGAAGTGGTGGAATCACCGCAGTCGATGTCATGCATCGGTTGACCTCTGATCCGCTGACAGATGAGCTCGATCCGATCATGTTGACGGGTCGGTCGGTGTTAGTCGACGATGATCTGACGCCGACCTTTTTGAAGTTTGCCGAACGTTATCGGGAGCAGAAGAAGTTGAGGTTCGCTCTGGAGAGTCGGGCGGAGGCTGGTTACTGCCGTATTGACGGAAGTGGTCCCGATTGGACCACTCGGACTTATGTCAGTCTGATTTCGGAGATGCTCGAAGCCGGGGTGACGCGCACATTGGTGAGTACTCGTAGCTTGCTGGGCGAAGGCTGGGATTCCCAGTCGCTCAATACGCTGATCGATCTGACGGTGGTCGCAGCCTATGTCTCGGTGAACCAGATTCGTGGGCGCTCGATCCGGAAAGACCCCGAGGTGCTGACCAAATGTGCCAACAACTGGGACATCGTGACCATCGCGCCGGGAGCGAGGGCAGGGCTTTATGATTTTCACCGACTGGAACGAAAGCACGAGCATTTCTACGGTCTCGCCGATGATGGCGTGATCGAAAAGGGGCTTGGGCATGTCCACCCTTTGCTCTCAAAGGGCAATGCGTCTGCCATTGCGAGTGCGTATGAGTCTATCAACGAGGAGATGCTTTTGCGTGCCGGTCGCCGTAACGAAGCGCATGACCAATGGCGAGAGGTCGAGGGAGGTGTGGGCTCGGAGCTCACGAGTTTGGAGATCAAGCCTACAGCGCCGGTGAATCTGCGCATCCCGGTGAAGGATCGCCGTCAGCTGGATTGGCTTCGGGCAGAATTTGTCACCAGTGGAAGGCGGTCGAGGTTCGCCAGCGTGGCGTTGATTGGGATGGCGATCGCGGCAGCGGCGGTTTTCAATGTCGGTGCGAGTGATGCCGTCATTGGGCTGGCTGGACTAACCGCAGGGACAGGGTGGTCTCATTGGGCGCTTCTTCGACGCAAGAGAGACCGTCTCGTGCAGCGCAATGAAGCGGATTCGGTTGAACAGGGGATCCGATGTTTCGGTGATGCGGTACTCTCGGCGATGCGCACATGCTCATTGATCCCTGAGGATAGTCCGGATCCTAAGATTCGCATCACCACACGAGGCAACGGGTATCTGCGTATCTCGCTTGAAGGATGTGATGCCCGGATCTCGGATTGCTTCACCGAGGCGGTCTGGGAGTTGCTCGGGCCCTTTCAGAACCACAAGTACATTATCGAGCGCCACGGGTTTGAGCCGGATTGGAGGCAGCTTACGATGCGGCAGTTGGTCGGCAGGGAAGAGATACAGAGCCGGATTGCGGCGTGTCATCCCGTGCCAAGCATTTTCAGCAAACGCAAAAAGGATGCGTTGGCTTTTCAGTCGAGCTGGCATACGCACGTTGGTCCAGGTGAGCTGCACTACACACGTCACGGTAGCGGCAAAGAGTTTGCAGCCGATTGGTTTCGCAAGGCTCCCGTTCCGGTCCACCGGGAGACCAAGGTTATCTGGGGCTGA
- a CDS encoding PEP-CTERM sorting domain-containing protein (PEP-CTERM proteins occur, often in large numbers, in the proteomes of bacteria that also encode an exosortase, a predicted intramembrane cysteine proteinase. The presence of a PEP-CTERM domain at a protein's C-terminus predicts cleavage within the sorting domain, followed by covalent anchoring to some some component of the (usually Gram-negative) cell surface. Many PEP-CTERM proteins exhibit an unusual sequence composition that includes large numbers of potential glycosylation sites. Expression of one such protein has been shown restore the ability of a bacterium to form floc, a type of biofilm.) gives MMIKNYVVAASLGLVAMASSQAVTVFSDTFDYTTNGAFVTEGGWTSHTGNGGSDAGSGIMWGNGNVLEYQHGDAVAAGDVISMWATLQRDWGGYFYSMDITLWDGVNDGSRVQAAFVNLEGNSATGKVLDPLSYTVTGADIAAGRDHVVIQYSHSQNWGETQDVTLDVTAVPEPSSAALLGLGGLALILRRRK, from the coding sequence ATGATGATTAAAAACTATGTAGTTGCGGCCAGTCTGGGCTTGGTCGCTATGGCTTCATCACAGGCTGTCACGGTGTTTTCCGACACATTCGACTACACGACGAATGGAGCGTTTGTCACTGAGGGTGGCTGGACTAGTCATACCGGCAACGGTGGATCTGATGCCGGCTCTGGCATCATGTGGGGTAATGGCAACGTATTGGAGTATCAGCACGGGGATGCGGTTGCCGCTGGTGACGTGATCTCCATGTGGGCGACATTGCAGCGAGATTGGGGCGGGTACTTCTACAGCATGGACATCACGCTTTGGGATGGAGTGAATGATGGCTCCCGTGTGCAGGCTGCCTTTGTGAATTTGGAGGGTAATTCTGCTACAGGCAAAGTGCTCGACCCGCTTAGCTACACGGTGACTGGAGCGGACATCGCAGCTGGGCGCGATCATGTGGTGATTCAATACAGCCACTCGCAGAACTGGGGCGAAACCCAGGATGTGACATTGGATGTCACGGCCGTGCCAGAACCATCGTCCGCGGCGTTGCTCGGACTGGGCGGACTTGCGCTGATCCTGCGCCGCCGCAAATAG